The following coding sequences are from one Methanococcoides orientis window:
- the glyS gene encoding glycine--tRNA ligase, giving the protein MDRYEQVIELAKRRGFLWNSFELYGGTAGFYDYGPLGSTLKRRIEQIWRELYVIHEGFMEIETPTVGIEDVFVASGHVGGFSDPLCECKECGEAFRADHLVDKIVEIADALSNEELDRLIKENDIGCPECGGELGKAYEFNLMFKTSIGPGTGRQGYMRPETAQGMFINFQRLSRYYREKLPFGATQIGKSYRNEISPRQGVIRLREFTQAEAEIFTHPEEKTHPNIGRFEGVTLNLYSDEAQQKGVIEQMTVREAIDQNIIAHEFLAYHIALTNSFLQRVGIAADKLRFRQHQKDEMAHYAIDCWDAEILTDRFGWIEVVGIADRTDYDLMAHAKTSGKELVVNIEYDEPKMIEQFVVKPNMAKMGPLFKGKAKAVADALKELSSDELDNEEIKVTVDGEEFTVPSDIISYAQETVKVSGEKIVPHVIEPSYGIDRILYCTMEHAFEEEMVAAEGDEEEEERIVLRFQNEVAPVQVAVLPLLTREELMGPAKQIAEKLRNRGLLVAYDDSRAIGRRYRRNDEIGTPYSITVDYDTIEDHSVTIRDRDTMEQVRAPIDGIEDAIYDLVYGKKDFDTAGVKL; this is encoded by the coding sequence TCGGAAGCACTTTAAAGAGAAGGATCGAGCAGATCTGGCGTGAACTCTATGTCATCCATGAAGGATTCATGGAGATAGAAACGCCTACCGTTGGTATCGAAGATGTTTTTGTTGCATCCGGTCATGTTGGAGGTTTTTCCGACCCTCTCTGCGAATGCAAGGAATGTGGCGAAGCGTTCCGAGCAGATCACCTTGTTGACAAGATAGTAGAAATTGCAGATGCTTTGAGCAACGAGGAACTTGACAGGCTGATCAAGGAGAACGACATTGGATGTCCCGAATGTGGTGGCGAACTTGGCAAAGCTTATGAGTTCAACCTTATGTTCAAGACGAGCATCGGTCCGGGTACAGGAAGACAGGGCTACATGCGTCCTGAAACTGCACAGGGAATGTTCATAAATTTCCAGAGGCTTTCCCGATACTATCGTGAAAAACTACCCTTTGGTGCAACCCAGATAGGAAAATCATACCGTAACGAGATCTCACCGAGGCAGGGAGTCATCAGACTTCGTGAGTTCACACAGGCAGAAGCTGAGATCTTCACACATCCGGAAGAAAAGACCCATCCGAACATTGGTAGGTTCGAAGGTGTTACATTAAACCTTTATTCAGATGAAGCACAGCAAAAGGGTGTTATCGAACAGATGACCGTCAGGGAAGCTATCGACCAGAACATCATTGCACATGAGTTCCTGGCCTACCACATTGCACTTACAAACAGTTTCCTGCAACGTGTGGGTATTGCTGCAGATAAGCTCAGGTTCAGGCAGCACCAGAAAGACGAGATGGCACACTATGCTATCGATTGCTGGGATGCTGAGATACTGACCGACAGGTTCGGCTGGATCGAGGTCGTTGGAATTGCGGACAGGACAGACTATGACCTGATGGCACATGCAAAGACCAGTGGAAAAGAACTTGTTGTCAATATCGAGTATGATGAGCCGAAGATGATAGAACAGTTCGTGGTCAAGCCAAACATGGCAAAAATGGGACCTCTGTTCAAAGGAAAGGCAAAGGCTGTTGCTGATGCACTTAAAGAATTAAGCTCCGACGAACTTGACAATGAAGAGATCAAGGTAACCGTTGATGGTGAGGAGTTCACAGTTCCTTCTGATATCATATCATATGCACAGGAAACTGTCAAGGTCAGCGGTGAAAAGATCGTACCGCATGTCATTGAACCATCCTATGGTATTGACAGGATCCTCTACTGCACAATGGAACATGCCTTTGAAGAAGAAATGGTCGCTGCAGAAGGCGACGAGGAAGAAGAGGAAAGGATAGTCCTCAGGTTCCAGAACGAGGTCGCACCTGTACAGGTAGCTGTCCTGCCACTGCTTACAAGAGAAGAACTGATGGGGCCTGCAAAGCAGATCGCAGAAAAGCTTCGAAACAGGGGACTGCTTGTAGCCTATGATGACTCAAGAGCCATCGGCAGACGTTACCGCAGGAACGATGAGATCGGAACACCATATTCCATAACCGTCGATTATGATACGATCGAGGATCATTCCGTGACCATCCGAGACCGTGATACAATGGAACAGGTAAGGGCACCAATCGATGGCATTGAAGATGCAATATATGACCTGGTCTATGGAAAGAAGGACTTTGATACCGCAGGTGTGAAGCTGTAA
- a CDS encoding DEAD/DEAH box helicase produces the protein MSNFIKHSLVKPDTIEQRLYQLDLAGKALSAPTLVVLPTGLGKTIVALLVIVSRLEKAGGKVLILSPTKPLVEQHASFLKTALNIPEEEILTFTGAVSPENRAKLWEKGRVIISTPQVIENDILTKRISLEDISHITFDEAHRAVGNYAYTYIAERYFQDAKNPHCLAITASPGSSDEKISEVCNNLFISSVAIKTESDSDVAPYIHKKEIEWKHVILPDEMKELKKLLDKVLDDRFKKLGELGYSLSSGKSASKRDLLGLQKKLQGELRGMADPAVFSALSILAEIMKVNHAVEIIETQGIESLSKYADRLENEAVSKSGSKAAKRLSEDIYMRQFYHRIKECSTEHPKLNVVRDLVSKELTDKPESRVIVFTNYRDTSEMVTNSLSEIEGIRPIKFVGQSSKFRDKGLTQKQQVEIIEKFKAGDYNVLVATSVAEEGLDIPATDLVLFYEPVPSEIRSIQRKGRTGRKHEGRVVVLVTKGTRDEAYYWSCTHKERRMQSNMQQWQETMTSDNDNHDITGEFGVSQKQQTGLSDFTDDEVTVVLDQREIRSTVARNLEKMGINIVVKTLEVGDYIVSDRTAIERKSAEDFVSSLLDRDLFRQISDLSGAYDKPIMIIEGEGLFTSRMLNPNVIHGTLAALVLDFGVSVLYTRDPEDTASLISILAKREQVDEKREISVHGKKSSMLLSQQQEYIVSSISDIGPNAARNLLEHFDSVENVMKAEQDELTKVKNIGPKTASKMREILTGKYKG, from the coding sequence ATGAGCAACTTTATCAAACACTCCCTGGTCAAACCAGATACTATAGAACAAAGGCTCTATCAGCTTGACCTTGCCGGAAAGGCACTATCAGCACCAACACTGGTAGTTTTGCCAACCGGCCTTGGTAAGACCATTGTTGCACTTCTTGTTATTGTTTCCAGATTAGAAAAAGCCGGAGGAAAGGTCCTTATCCTTTCCCCCACAAAACCACTGGTTGAGCAACATGCTTCTTTTTTAAAAACTGCCCTTAACATACCCGAAGAAGAGATACTGACATTCACAGGTGCAGTTTCCCCTGAGAACAGGGCAAAGCTCTGGGAAAAGGGAAGGGTGATCATATCAACACCACAGGTCATTGAGAACGACATCCTCACAAAAAGAATCAGCCTCGAGGATATTTCACACATCACTTTTGACGAAGCACACAGGGCTGTCGGGAATTATGCTTACACCTATATTGCAGAGAGATATTTCCAGGATGCTAAGAACCCGCATTGTCTTGCTATCACTGCAAGCCCGGGAAGTTCCGATGAGAAGATCAGTGAGGTCTGCAACAACCTGTTCATAAGTTCAGTTGCCATCAAGACAGAATCCGATTCGGATGTTGCCCCATACATTCACAAAAAAGAGATAGAATGGAAGCACGTCATACTGCCGGATGAGATGAAAGAGCTGAAAAAGCTCCTGGACAAGGTCCTTGATGACAGGTTCAAGAAGCTTGGGGAACTTGGATATTCCCTCTCATCCGGGAAAAGTGCTTCAAAAAGGGATCTACTGGGCCTGCAGAAGAAGTTGCAGGGAGAACTAAGAGGCATGGCCGATCCAGCAGTGTTCAGTGCATTATCCATACTGGCCGAGATCATGAAAGTAAATCATGCAGTGGAGATCATTGAGACACAGGGTATCGAATCCCTTTCAAAATATGCTGACAGGCTGGAGAACGAAGCAGTCTCAAAGAGCGGAAGCAAGGCTGCAAAACGCCTTTCTGAAGACATTTACATGAGACAGTTCTACCACAGGATAAAAGAATGCAGCACAGAGCATCCAAAACTTAATGTTGTTCGTGACCTTGTTTCAAAGGAACTCACTGACAAGCCAGAATCCCGGGTTATTGTCTTTACAAATTATCGTGACACCTCTGAGATGGTCACAAACTCCCTTTCCGAGATAGAAGGGATACGACCTATCAAGTTCGTGGGACAAAGCTCAAAATTCCGTGATAAAGGACTCACACAGAAACAGCAGGTTGAGATCATCGAGAAATTCAAAGCAGGGGACTACAATGTCCTCGTAGCGACCTCAGTAGCTGAAGAGGGACTCGACATACCTGCCACTGACCTTGTACTTTTCTACGAACCAGTACCCTCCGAGATCAGAAGCATACAGAGAAAAGGTCGTACCGGCAGAAAGCATGAAGGAAGAGTCGTTGTACTGGTTACCAAAGGTACAAGGGATGAAGCGTACTACTGGAGTTGTACCCATAAGGAGCGCCGGATGCAGAGCAATATGCAGCAATGGCAGGAGACAATGACCTCCGACAATGATAATCACGACATTACAGGTGAATTTGGAGTCAGCCAGAAACAGCAAACGGGACTCTCAGACTTTACAGATGATGAAGTAACAGTTGTCCTTGACCAGAGGGAGATCCGAAGCACTGTAGCACGAAATCTTGAGAAGATGGGGATTAATATCGTTGTCAAGACCCTTGAGGTCGGAGATTATATCGTCAGCGACAGGACAGCCATCGAGCGTAAGAGTGCAGAGGACTTTGTGAGTAGCTTGCTTGACAGGGACCTTTTCAGGCAAATATCCGACCTTTCAGGAGCCTATGATAAGCCCATAATGATAATTGAGGGAGAAGGCTTGTTCACTTCCAGAATGCTTAATCCGAATGTGATACATGGAACCCTTGCAGCCCTTGTTCTTGACTTCGGCGTATCTGTATTATACACACGAGATCCTGAAGACACAGCATCCCTTATCAGCATCCTGGCAAAAAGAGAGCAGGTTGATGAAAAGCGAGAGATCAGTGTGCATGGGAAGAAGTCTTCAATGTTGCTTTCACAGCAGCAGGAATACATTGTATCCTCCATTAGTGATATTGGACCCAATGCTGCGAGAAATCTGCTCGAACATTTTGATTCGGTTGAAAATGTCATGAAAGCCGAACAGGATGAACTTACAAAGGTCAAGAACATCGGACCAAAGACCGCATCAAAGATGAGGGAAATCCTCACAGGTAAATATAAAGGATAA
- a CDS encoding Sjogren's syndrome/scleroderma autoantigen 1 family protein, translated as MSDSDDKIKQISRLLELGGTMLAQHCTTCGAPMFRYHGDVLCPICQGEPVGTNMTSQEQTMRSEVPTVPQNVPVQEATTFSVPAGQLPADQVPISFASPDVRQGSVPASSAKHVEVTGSVADMLKMKLESIASLIHSENDPRRIREYLEIMEKCLDILERLN; from the coding sequence ATGAGCGATAGTGACGATAAAATAAAACAGATCTCAAGATTACTGGAACTTGGTGGCACAATGCTTGCACAGCACTGCACAACATGTGGAGCCCCTATGTTCAGGTATCACGGCGATGTCCTTTGTCCTATTTGTCAGGGCGAACCTGTTGGCACAAATATGACTTCACAGGAACAAACGATGAGGTCAGAAGTCCCCACTGTTCCACAGAATGTTCCGGTTCAGGAAGCCACAACATTTTCAGTACCTGCAGGACAACTTCCAGCAGACCAGGTGCCAATCTCTTTTGCTTCTCCTGATGTAAGGCAGGGATCTGTGCCTGCATCCTCGGCCAAACACGTGGAAGTCACGGGCTCTGTTGCCGATATGCTGAAAATGAAGTTAGAATCCATTGCAAGTCTGATTCATTCCGAGAATGATCCTCGCAGGATCAGGGAATATCTTGAGATAATGGAAAAATGCCTTGATATCCTTGAAAGGCTTAATTGA
- a CDS encoding UPF0147 family protein yields MLGASQPEDVIKQCTQVLEHIANDNSVPRNIRRSANDILATLNNEAEPLFLRTSSSISILEDISNDPNIPLHTRTLIWNVASQLETIPVDD; encoded by the coding sequence ATGTTAGGAGCCAGCCAACCTGAAGACGTCATAAAGCAATGTACGCAAGTGTTAGAACACATCGCAAACGATAATTCAGTTCCAAGGAACATCAGACGTTCAGCAAATGACATCCTTGCAACATTGAATAACGAAGCAGAGCCACTATTCCTTAGAACATCATCCAGTATTTCAATACTGGAAGATATCAGCAACGACCCAAATATCCCGTTGCACACAAGAACCCTTATCTGGAATGTTGCAAGCCAGCTTGAAACAATTCCTGTAGACGATTAA
- the sepS gene encoding O-phosphoserine--tRNA ligase encodes MKFDPEAIRKATKEDFDATWKNGKDLVHRSGLNQQYPHTSFNFGKAHPVYDTISKLREAYMRMGFDEMMNPLIVDEREVHKQFGHEALAVLDRCFYLAGLPRPNVGISDQRIATIKEMLGGIDDDGIEIIRKVLHSYKKGEVEGDDLVPEIAHKLDVSDALVVEMIDQVFPEFKELTPQATRKTLRSHMTSGWFLSLAGILERARPPFHFFSIDRAFRREQQEDASRLMTYYTASCVIMDEDVTIDHGKAVAQGLLSQFGFEKFLFRPDEKRSKYYVPDTQIEVFAYHPKLVGSNTKYSDGWIEIATFGIYSPIALSEYDIPYPVMNLGLGVERLAMILHDSTDLRAMTYPQIPQYSEWTLKDGELATMIFVDKLPETTEGQEIMDSIVEQCELHSSEPSPCEFAAWEGSIHGKKVKVSVVEPEEDTKLCGPATFNEVLVYENDVLGLPNNKKWKKAYENHSARTGVRFLDAFAAQAAREIEEAVESGENTVETRVRIVKVPSEINIKLDPLAQRYITGKNKKIDIRGPVFTTVRAEIE; translated from the coding sequence ATGAAATTCGATCCTGAAGCCATAAGAAAAGCAACCAAAGAAGACTTTGATGCTACATGGAAAAATGGGAAGGACCTTGTTCACAGATCAGGGCTGAACCAGCAGTACCCACACACATCATTCAATTTTGGAAAAGCACATCCGGTCTACGATACAATATCAAAGCTCAGAGAAGCCTACATGCGCATGGGCTTTGACGAGATGATGAATCCGCTAATTGTGGATGAACGTGAAGTTCATAAGCAGTTTGGCCACGAAGCACTGGCAGTCCTTGACCGCTGTTTCTACCTGGCAGGATTACCAAGACCAAACGTTGGCATCTCCGACCAGAGGATCGCAACAATAAAAGAGATGCTTGGAGGTATTGATGATGACGGGATCGAGATCATCCGAAAAGTTCTCCATTCATACAAGAAGGGAGAAGTTGAAGGGGATGACCTTGTCCCCGAGATCGCACACAAGCTCGATGTTTCTGACGCTCTTGTTGTCGAAATGATTGACCAGGTATTCCCGGAATTCAAGGAACTTACCCCTCAGGCCACCAGGAAAACACTTAGAAGCCACATGACATCCGGATGGTTCCTTTCCCTTGCAGGCATACTGGAACGTGCAAGACCACCATTCCACTTCTTCTCGATAGACCGTGCTTTCAGGAGAGAACAGCAGGAAGATGCATCACGGCTCATGACCTACTACACTGCTTCATGTGTGATCATGGATGAAGATGTCACAATCGACCATGGAAAAGCAGTTGCACAGGGACTTCTTTCCCAGTTCGGTTTCGAAAAATTCCTTTTCAGGCCTGATGAGAAGAGGAGCAAATATTATGTCCCCGACACACAGATCGAAGTGTTTGCATATCATCCGAAACTTGTGGGCTCAAATACAAAATACTCCGATGGCTGGATAGAGATCGCAACCTTTGGAATATACTCACCAATCGCTCTTTCAGAGTACGATATACCATACCCGGTCATGAATCTCGGACTTGGTGTTGAAAGGCTTGCCATGATCCTCCACGACTCCACCGACCTGCGTGCAATGACATATCCACAGATCCCACAGTACTCCGAATGGACATTGAAGGACGGAGAACTGGCAACGATGATATTTGTGGACAAGTTGCCCGAAACCACCGAAGGTCAGGAGATCATGGACAGCATCGTAGAGCAATGTGAGCTACATTCATCAGAACCAAGCCCATGCGAATTTGCTGCCTGGGAAGGATCAATTCACGGAAAAAAGGTCAAAGTATCCGTAGTAGAGCCCGAAGAGGATACAAAGCTCTGTGGTCCAGCAACATTCAACGAAGTGCTTGTCTATGAGAATGATGTTCTGGGACTTCCAAACAACAAGAAGTGGAAGAAGGCTTACGAGAACCACTCAGCAAGGACAGGCGTAAGGTTCCTTGATGCTTTTGCAGCACAGGCAGCCAGGGAGATCGAAGAAGCAGTTGAGAGCGGTGAGAATACAGTGGAAACACGTGTAAGGATCGTTAAAGTGCCATCCGAGATCAACATAAAACTAGACCCACTTGCCCAGAGATACATAACTGGCAAGAACAAGAAAATAGATATCCGCGGCCCCGTCTTCACAACTGTCAGGGCAGAGATCGAATAA
- a CDS encoding DUF169 domain-containing protein — MFTEIAKLMDKGEPVCITFENGDTGEEYDLLYCELITKARDGEAFLASSQRCPPGKYVLGVSEDKPDGYYLKSGRYIDKETAANAASNLPRVSREYDHIKIEPLSKNDGHFDVMILYLMPEKAMRIVQAMAYNDGERLCIDTFGAASICGDCTALAYEKGTGLSYGCKGSRKHSDYSDNETPIGLRFDKAKKIEKGLKNIPETRN; from the coding sequence ATGTTCACAGAGATCGCAAAGCTCATGGACAAAGGTGAGCCAGTCTGCATAACCTTTGAAAACGGAGATACAGGAGAGGAATACGACCTCCTGTACTGTGAACTTATTACAAAAGCACGCGACGGAGAGGCATTCCTTGCCTCCTCCCAGCGATGCCCCCCCGGCAAATATGTTCTGGGAGTTTCTGAAGACAAGCCTGATGGCTATTACCTCAAGTCCGGTCGTTATATTGATAAAGAGACCGCTGCCAATGCAGCCTCAAATCTTCCAAGGGTCAGCAGGGAATATGACCACATAAAGATCGAGCCATTGTCAAAGAACGATGGGCATTTTGATGTAATGATACTCTACCTGATGCCAGAGAAAGCTATGAGAATAGTTCAGGCTATGGCATATAACGATGGAGAGCGTTTATGCATCGACACCTTCGGTGCAGCTTCCATATGCGGAGATTGTACGGCACTTGCGTATGAAAAAGGGACAGGATTATCCTATGGCTGCAAGGGTTCACGCAAGCACAGTGATTATAGCGATAACGAGACACCTATCGGTCTACGCTTTGACAAAGCAAAAAAAATAGAAAAGGGATTGAAGAATATCCCCGAAACCAGAAATTGA
- a CDS encoding DUF473 domain-containing protein has protein sequence MEYVALTGISDLVISELKNHQLRTIEIRTPQNFFTALNVNAGDTVFLTHTSIQDLMHGTTGIIAKVVKHQLSTHRTIAGDGMFFEEHETMMIRLQLQTKGIARISKVLSNDVGKETRVMAEDMCFYEAR, from the coding sequence ATGGAATACGTCGCACTTACGGGTATATCGGATTTAGTCATTTCTGAGCTGAAGAACCATCAGTTGCGCACGATCGAGATACGTACACCTCAGAATTTTTTCACAGCCTTAAATGTGAATGCAGGCGATACTGTATTTCTTACCCATACTTCCATACAGGACCTTATGCATGGGACCACCGGCATAATTGCAAAAGTGGTAAAGCACCAGTTGTCAACCCACAGGACAATTGCCGGGGATGGCATGTTCTTTGAGGAGCATGAGACCATGATGATCCGCCTTCAGCTCCAGACCAAAGGCATTGCCCGCATAAGCAAGGTGCTTTCCAACGATGTCGGAAAAGAGACTCGTGTGATGGCTGAGGACATGTGCTTCTACGAAGCACGTTAA
- a CDS encoding proteasome assembly chaperone family protein, whose amino-acid sequence MSETDDYDAIDVEIITKPVRSKEPILIEGFPGIGLVGNIASQQIIEELDMEYIGSIESRYFPPIAVLYEGLVNMPVRIYESEEHNIVMVVSDIPINPSVSYDVSKALVGWAKSVGVKEVISIAGIATMGEDNKVFGAATNEEMLEKIKEKVEIFQMGTISGISGSVMAECFMHGLPAISLLGATKTQNPDPRAAAVVVDVLNSLYGFSIDTEDLIEQAEKIEVEMQKLAEDVRTTEQSTTPRKEFPMYG is encoded by the coding sequence TTGTCAGAAACAGATGATTATGATGCGATCGATGTAGAGATCATAACAAAGCCCGTAAGATCAAAAGAGCCTATATTGATCGAAGGTTTTCCGGGAATAGGTCTTGTGGGTAATATTGCCAGCCAGCAAATTATTGAAGAACTGGACATGGAATATATCGGTTCCATTGAATCCAGGTATTTCCCTCCTATAGCTGTTCTGTACGAGGGTCTTGTCAACATGCCGGTCAGGATCTATGAGAGTGAGGAACATAATATTGTGATGGTGGTATCTGATATCCCTATCAATCCTTCAGTTTCCTATGATGTCAGCAAGGCCCTTGTCGGATGGGCCAAATCTGTCGGTGTAAAAGAGGTTATCTCTATCGCAGGTATTGCTACTATGGGTGAGGATAACAAGGTCTTTGGTGCAGCGACCAATGAGGAAATGCTGGAAAAGATCAAAGAAAAGGTAGAGATCTTCCAGATGGGTACGATCTCAGGTATTTCAGGTAGTGTAATGGCAGAATGTTTCATGCATGGTCTGCCGGCCATAAGCCTTCTTGGGGCAACCAAGACCCAGAACCCGGACCCAAGAGCAGCGGCAGTGGTCGTAGATGTCCTGAATTCCCTGTATGGATTTTCGATAGATACGGAGGACCTTATTGAACAGGCTGAAAAGATCGAAGTTGAAATGCAGAAGCTTGCTGAGGATGTTCGTACAACTGAACAGTCAACAACGCCAAGAAAAGAGTTCCCAATGTACGGGTGA
- a CDS encoding pyruvate kinase alpha/beta domain-containing protein, giving the protein MEGSIQYFDDVGKQNTDNVVKVAAKRAEELGIKHIVLSSTEGYTALKMAEEVKGKDIKIIAITHQYGLREDGNWEMDEDNLKKLQEMGVLVTTQSHMFSGVERAISKRLGGASRADVISDTLRAVFGKGFKVALEVVMMAADSGHIPVSKDTEVIAIGGTRQGADVALVVRPAHSQNFFDIQVREILAMPRAKEEAK; this is encoded by the coding sequence ATGGAAGGATCTATACAATATTTTGATGATGTAGGCAAACAGAACACCGATAATGTTGTGAAGGTAGCTGCCAAAAGAGCAGAAGAACTGGGGATAAAACATATTGTCCTTTCAAGTACTGAAGGTTATACGGCCCTGAAGATGGCAGAAGAGGTTAAAGGCAAAGACATAAAGATAATTGCTATAACCCATCAGTACGGACTCCGCGAGGATGGAAACTGGGAAATGGACGAAGATAACCTGAAGAAACTGCAGGAAATGGGCGTCCTGGTCACCACACAATCACACATGTTCTCAGGAGTAGAACGTGCTATCTCAAAGAGGCTGGGTGGTGCAAGCCGTGCAGATGTTATCTCTGACACACTTCGTGCAGTCTTCGGAAAAGGTTTCAAGGTCGCTCTGGAAGTCGTGATGATGGCAGCAGATTCAGGTCACATTCCTGTCTCAAAGGATACCGAAGTAATAGCCATCGGAGGAACACGCCAAGGCGCCGACGTGGCTCTTGTGGTAAGACCTGCACATTCACAGAATTTCTTTGACATACAGGTTCGCGAGATCCTTGCAATGCCACGTGCAAAAGAAGAAGCAAAATAA
- a CDS encoding F420-dependent methylenetetrahydromethanopterin dehydrogenase, with translation MAKIGFIKLGNLGMSQVIDLVQDEIAAREGISVRVFGTGPKMGKAEAAETEAFKEWGADFYVMISPNSSAPGPTAARELYKDVPCIVISDGPTKKDDRQALEDAGFGYIVMTVDPLIGAKTEFLDAVEMASFNSDAMKVLSTCGVVRMIQEELDAVAAQVDEGKSGKDLELPHILAKPEKCIERAGFNNPYAKAKALAALHMADKVAQINFPACFMMKEIEQVTLTTATGHEMMRAAAQLAIDAREIEKANDSVFRKPHSKKGVQMTKTALYEKPQ, from the coding sequence ATGGCAAAAATAGGATTTATTAAATTAGGAAATCTTGGTATGAGTCAGGTCATTGACCTTGTTCAGGACGAGATCGCAGCAAGAGAAGGTATCAGTGTACGTGTTTTCGGAACTGGTCCTAAAATGGGCAAAGCAGAAGCTGCAGAGACAGAAGCATTCAAGGAATGGGGTGCTGATTTCTATGTGATGATCAGCCCTAACTCCAGTGCACCAGGCCCAACCGCTGCACGTGAGCTTTACAAAGATGTTCCATGCATCGTTATCTCCGATGGTCCAACCAAGAAAGATGACAGACAGGCACTCGAAGATGCAGGCTTCGGTTACATCGTTATGACCGTCGACCCACTTATCGGCGCAAAGACAGAGTTCCTTGATGCTGTAGAGATGGCATCCTTTAACTCCGATGCAATGAAGGTCCTCTCAACCTGTGGTGTTGTCAGGATGATCCAGGAAGAACTTGATGCAGTCGCTGCACAGGTCGACGAAGGCAAGTCCGGCAAGGACCTTGAGCTTCCACACATTCTCGCAAAGCCAGAGAAGTGCATCGAGCGCGCAGGTTTCAACAACCCATACGCAAAAGCAAAGGCACTTGCAGCACTCCACATGGCTGACAAGGTCGCACAGATCAACTTCCCTGCATGCTTCATGATGAAGGAGATCGAACAGGTTACACTCACAACTGCTACCGGTCATGAAATGATGCGCGCAGCAGCACAGCTTGCAATCGACGCACGTGAGATCGAAAAAGCAAACGACTCTGTCTTCAGGAAGCCACACTCTAAGAAAGGCGTCCAGATGACAAAGACCGCATTGTACGAAAAGCCACAGTAA
- the serB gene encoding phosphoserine phosphatase SerB, translating to MDSTLIDAESIDELARAAGVVDKVSVVTEKAMNGDIDYHQALKDRVKLLKGLKLETAQEAMRAMQLMPGAEELVKHVKSLGFKTAMLSGGFTLSTDRVGELLGIDYVYSNILAVKDGYLTGEVSGPMADNCSKEVVFEKIAKEMGFETTDCIVVGDGANDICLFKRAGCAIAFNPKPILRQYADEVVTQKDLRAIIPIIDSLDLD from the coding sequence ATGGATAGTACGCTCATTGATGCAGAAAGTATCGATGAACTTGCACGTGCTGCAGGCGTTGTGGATAAGGTTTCTGTTGTTACCGAAAAAGCAATGAATGGCGATATTGACTATCATCAGGCTTTAAAGGATAGAGTCAAACTTCTAAAAGGATTGAAGCTGGAAACTGCACAGGAAGCAATGAGAGCTATGCAACTCATGCCCGGTGCAGAAGAACTTGTTAAACATGTAAAGTCCCTGGGATTCAAAACAGCAATGCTGTCAGGCGGCTTCACCCTATCAACAGACAGAGTTGGTGAACTCCTTGGTATTGATTACGTATACTCTAATATACTTGCTGTAAAGGACGGATATCTTACAGGCGAGGTCAGCGGTCCAATGGCAGATAATTGCTCCAAAGAAGTGGTCTTTGAAAAGATCGCAAAGGAGATGGGTTTTGAGACCACTGATTGCATCGTTGTTGGTGATGGTGCCAACGATATCTGCCTCTTTAAAAGAGCAGGATGTGCAATTGCATTTAATCCAAAACCGATTCTGCGCCAATATGCAGATGAGGTTGTTACCCAAAAAGACCTCAGGGCAATAATTCCGATCATCGATTCACTCGATCTGGATTAA